A portion of the Candidatus Methylomirabilis sp. genome contains these proteins:
- a CDS encoding tyrosine-type recombinase/integrase, with product MASIHKREGRPKPFFVFWREPGTKRLRRQAFATRREAEDYRDAVSQDLRRGIYVSPKPVPFGEWADGWLERRRPAVSPNTAAHYEWAIARLKAAFGPTPMQNLRAEQIESWQAQLLREGTLGRRSVQHLRVALGTILADARRKKVLYANPLEAVERFKVPRRELRCLTVEQLGALCEQAGRLYGILFLTQALCGLRTGEVLGLRWADLDLAGGRLFVRRQVVWRRKQDCTAGEPRWAFAEPKSEAGRRVVEVPPVLAPFLAAHRARQNGAATPEGLVFCTRQGTPLEGRNVRRRHFQPALKALGLSGIRPHDFRRTFIALHVEAGTHPKLVQERVGHSDVRMTMDTYAELAGKMALPAEQASRFNGLAAKALADPGEHLGNMRT from the coding sequence ATGGCGAGCATCCACAAACGCGAGGGACGGCCGAAACCCTTCTTCGTCTTCTGGCGGGAGCCCGGGACCAAGCGGCTCCGCCGGCAGGCCTTCGCCACGCGCCGGGAGGCGGAGGACTACCGCGATGCCGTCAGTCAGGACCTCCGGCGGGGGATCTACGTCTCGCCGAAGCCTGTCCCCTTCGGCGAGTGGGCGGACGGGTGGCTCGAGCGGCGCCGCCCGGCGGTCAGCCCGAACACGGCGGCGCACTATGAATGGGCAATCGCGCGCCTGAAGGCGGCCTTCGGGCCGACGCCGATGCAGAACCTCCGGGCGGAGCAGATCGAGTCCTGGCAGGCGCAGCTCCTGCGGGAAGGGACGCTCGGCCGCCGGAGCGTGCAGCATCTCCGAGTCGCCCTCGGCACCATCCTGGCGGACGCGCGGAGGAAGAAGGTCCTCTACGCGAACCCGCTGGAGGCGGTGGAGCGGTTCAAGGTCCCGAGGCGCGAGCTCCGCTGCCTGACGGTGGAGCAGCTCGGGGCCCTCTGTGAGCAGGCGGGCCGCCTCTACGGGATCCTGTTCCTCACCCAGGCCCTCTGCGGGCTGCGGACTGGCGAAGTCCTCGGCCTCCGGTGGGCCGACCTGGACCTCGCTGGCGGCCGTCTCTTCGTCCGCCGGCAGGTGGTCTGGCGCCGGAAGCAGGACTGCACGGCCGGGGAGCCGCGGTGGGCGTTCGCGGAACCGAAGTCCGAGGCGGGGAGGCGCGTGGTCGAGGTCCCGCCGGTCCTCGCCCCCTTCCTCGCAGCGCACCGCGCGCGGCAGAACGGGGCGGCCACACCGGAGGGCCTGGTCTTCTGCACGAGGCAGGGGACGCCCCTCGAGGGTCGGAACGTCCGCCGCCGGCACTTCCAGCCCGCCTTGAAGGCTCTGGGCCTCTCGGGGATCCGGCCGCACGACTTCCGGCGGACCTTCATCGCGCTCCACGTCGAGGCGGGCACGCACCCGAAGCTCGTCCAGGAGCGAGTCGGCCACAGCGACGTCCGGATGACCATGGACACCTACGCGGAGCTGGCGGGGAAGATGGCCTTGCCCGCGGAGCAGGCCTCCCGGTTCAACGGCCTCGCGGCGAAGGCGCTGGCCGATCCTGGGGAACATTTGGGGAACATGAGAACCTGA